Proteins from one Patescibacteria group bacterium genomic window:
- a CDS encoding PsbP-related protein translates to MKEKSNKQIVLLLIVAILLIGIVIIGYIYYRPIKEENNNTNITEEQNLLTYKSDFGNFSFKYPEKDWEIDDNLLVQLRLLPKDKEEIIDENNYFSYINITIDQSYEENQPICHSIEECAKNYTDRFYQKKPHFEEYIKIDGQRALKQIIKDSSNNNDILIHFIYNKKLYRLWLNARPEKFNDYQQDFNTLVKTWFFYNQESELKCSNDSDCINTCCGCLHKDSKECDKECDALVTRNCICINGSCEEIKEKEYNCQEQEQEILDLIDKENYCEVKEDCRIISKIDCPFGCYWLVNKNSELLLDDLEPTEIEKKIQEYHEICPICAPDCFVGISIEYVECINNKCQYIPNTVY, encoded by the coding sequence ATGAAGGAAAAAAGTAACAAACAAATAGTATTACTGCTCATAGTAGCAATTCTTTTAATTGGCATTGTTATCATTGGATATATTTATTACCGACCAATTAAAGAAGAAAACAATAATACAAATATTACAGAAGAGCAAAATTTATTAACTTATAAATCCGATTTTGGTAATTTTAGCTTTAAATATCCCGAAAAAGACTGGGAAATTGATGATAATTTATTAGTACAACTAAGACTACTGCCAAAAGACAAAGAAGAAATAATTGATGAAAATAATTATTTTTCTTATATTAATATAACTATTGATCAATCCTATGAGGAAAATCAGCCCATTTGCCATTCAATTGAAGAGTGCGCCAAAAATTATACTGATAGATTTTACCAAAAAAAACCACATTTTGAAGAATATATTAAAATTGACGGACAAAGAGCCTTAAAACAAATAATAAAAGACAGCAGTAATAATAATGATATTCTAATTCATTTCATTTATAATAAAAAATTATACCGGTTATGGTTAAACGCCCGGCCAGAGAAATTTAATGATTATCAGCAAGATTTTAACACTCTAGTGAAAACGTGGTTTTTTTATAATCAAGAAAGTGAGCTTAAATGTTCTAATGATTCAGATTGTATTAATACTTGTTGTGGTTGCTTACATAAAGATTCAAAAGAATGTGATAAAGAATGTGATGCTTTAGTTACTAGGAATTGTATTTGTATTAATGGTTCTTGTGAAGAAATAAAAGAAAAAGAATATAATTGTCAAGAACAAGAACAAGAAATTTTAGATTTAATAGATAAAGAAAACTATTGTGAGGTAAAAGAGGATTGTAGAATAATTTCTAAAATTGATTGTCCTTTTGGTTGTTATTGGCTTGTTAATAAAAATTCTGAACTTCTTTTAGATGATTTAGAGCCAACAGAAATTGAGAAAAAAATACAAGAATATCATGAAATTTGTCCAATATGTGCTCCTGATTGTTTTGTTGGAATTAGTATTGAATATGTAGAATGTATAAATAATAAGTGCCAGTATATTCCGAATACTGTTTATTGA
- a CDS encoding cold shock domain-containing protein produces the protein MQGTIKKLTDKNFGFITAEDQDKDLFFHANELEGVEFDQLQEGDNVTFEVSDTPKGPAAVKVNKA, from the coding sequence ATGCAAGGTACTATCAAGAAATTAACAGATAAGAATTTTGGTTTTATTACCGCGGAAGATCAGGACAAAGATCTTTTCTTCCACGCTAACGAGCTTGAAGGAGTAGAATTTGATCAACTTCAAGAAGGTGACAATGTCACTTTTGAAGTATCAGATACTCCTAAAGGTCCGGCCGCTGTTAAGGTTAATAAAGCCTAA